One Pelobates fuscus isolate aPelFus1 chromosome 8, aPelFus1.pri, whole genome shotgun sequence genomic window carries:
- the TBC1D10B gene encoding TBC1 domain family member 10B — translation MEPPPGPRPVPPPRRAASGEHRAASPPGGEPRACWERAPEGARGPHRESAVTQTVLIVMEKRRESTATETATGTATAQLGATRSPANETANETATAPTQATAQLEMAPTQATAQLEMAPTQATAQLGTTRSPANETGTANETTAPTQATAQLEMAPRQTMAQLEMAPTQAMAQLEMAPAQAMAQLEMAPTKATAQLEVAPTQATAQLEMAPTQATAQLEMAPTQATAQLEMAPTQATAQLEMAPTQATAQLEMAPTQATAQLEMAPTQATAQLGTTQSPATAHHEMTPTQATAQRVITQSPATEIATAQNRTTQRHVTAQHETTTAHAKAQHRTMLSPVTAHQETIPSHTMAQLQTAQSHATGQQKTSMSPATMQLETTQSPAATPHKAMLSNVTPQYETAKSHAMEYDIAPSHTPEQSRATHTMPQLEMMQACKTPERHDTSHHDMAQSRTTAQLEMLQNHAIQHLLTVQHETAQSHITHQSGIQQYKTDSYDTMQSHKLTQNCVLPQQDCRELSRTAPLQSSNQQDSSTLIQRGSAMQGTTVQSSATLQDKHALQSHGKPDSDGIVQSNVTLKLDSKITQHNVSPSPETLQSHQSPQQSNTLMDTESHTPSYVKSQEDNSTTCVVSLARDRIKQRNVLKSNLSTSNTPPADGGVSVASGDFLQKDVTAAQDRVLTNVKGATHGELIPSSTNETSHGFSEQTLVTQEEPHSTSGMLPHSFPQVAPAYTGQAPSHSSSELSTLTTGEAQSSSTSKVNPVSIKETRSHTYLVEASVSTSGSPSHSNPGAAPLSTGGIPARSSPGAASLSSTGGSKLSPVRVHDPSSPLRNKSSKPPLPTPPRSNLYPGPPPSIDSDSSFRHETASLASYRSKPQAPDTLSYLDSVSLMSGTMESLSMLDDASSLGSDSEINGMTCRKTDKYGFLGGNQYSGNGESNIPVEIARQRELKWLDMFNHWDKWLSRRFQKVKLRCRKGIPSSLRSKAWQLLSNSHDLLLKNPGKFEEMERQPGDPKWLDVIEKDLHRQFPFHEMFAARGGHGQQDLFRILKAYTIYRPEEGYCQAQAPVAAVLLMHMPAEQAFWCLVQICDKYLPGYYSAGLEAIQLDGEIFFALLRRTCPMAYRHLKKFKIDPILYMTEWFMCIFSRTLPWASVLRVWDMFFCEGVKIVFRIGLVLLKHTLGSVDKLRSCQGMYETMEKLRSLPTHCMHEDILLPEVSSLPVTDALIERESNTQLRKWRENRGELQYRPSRRMHGARHLHEEKVRLNPALSGSRLSLSSLMRPSPPSTPALVTHPGSVVVSEGLRPALPSPTSNKAPLGPPKGENKKVKEKQREEDKRREKEEREKRERDKKREKEERERERKREKEREKEEKRALKEREKTDAKLKKERKFSFRRKEQSSPASDLPQKSGKGSADGEEGAVHDTYF, via the exons ATGGAGCCGCCTCCCGGGCCCCGGCCGGTCCCTCCCCCCCGCAGGGCGGCGTCTGGGGAGCACCGAGCAGCGAGTCCCCCAGGCGGGGAGCCCAGAGCATGCTGGGAGAGGGCCCCTGAGGGAGCCCGAGGGCCACACCGGGAGAGCGCTGTCACCCAGACCGTGCTCATAGTGATGGAGAAACGGAGAGAGAGCACGGCCACCGAAACCGCCACCGGAACCGCCACGGCGCAGCTCGGAGCAACGCGGAGCCCTGCCAACGAAACCGCCAACGAAACCGCCACAGCACCAACGCAGGCCACGGCGCAGCTCGAAATGGCACCAACGCAGGCCACGGCGCAGCTCGAAATGGCACCAACGCAAGCCACGGCGCAGCTCGGAACAACGCGGAGCCCTGCCAACGAAACCGGAACCGCCAACGAAACCACGGCACCAACGCAGGCCACGGCGCAGCTCGAAATGGCACCAAGGCAAACCATGGCGCAGCTCGAAATGGCACCAACGCAGGCCATGGCGCAGCTCGAAATGGCACCAGCGCAGGCCATGGCGCAGCTTGAAATGGCACCAACGAAAGCCACGGCGCAGCTCGAAGTGGCACCAACGCAAGCCACGGCGCAGCTCGAAATGGCACCAACGCAAGCCACGGCGCAGCTCGAAATGGCACCAACGCAAGCCACGGCGCAGCTCGAAATGGCACCAACGCAAGCCACGGCGCAGCTCGAAATGGCACCAACGCAAGCCACGGCGCAGCTCGAAATGGCACCAACGCAAGCCACGGCGCAGCTCGAAATGGCACCAACGCAAGCCACGGCGCAGCTCGGAACAACACAGAGCCCCGCCACAGCGCACCATGAAATGACACCAACGCAGGCTACGGCACAGCGCGTAATAACGCAGAGCCCTGCCACGGAAATCGCCACGGCACAGAACAGAACAACACAGAGGCACGTCACTGCGCAGCATGAAACGACAACTGCACACGCCAAAGCGCAGCACCGAACAATGCTGAGCCCAGTCACAGCTCACCAGGAAACAATACCGAGTCACACCATGGCACAGCTTCAAACCGCGCAGAGTCATGCCACGGGGCAGCAGAAAACATCGATGAGCCCTGCCACAATGCAGCTTGAAACTACACAGAGCCCCGCCGCAACACCGCACAAAGCAATGCTGAGTAACGTCACGCCGCAGTACGAAACGGCAAAGAGTCACGCAATGGAGTATGACATTGCACCGAGTCACACACCGGAGCAAAGTCGTGCCACTCACACCATGCCGCAGCTCGAAATGATGCAGGCTTGCAAGACTCCAGAGAGGCACGATACATCACATCATGACATGGCGCAGAGTCGCACCACGGCACAGCTTGAGATGCTGCAGAATCATGCCATTCAGCACCTTCTAACGGTACAGCATGAAACAGCTCAAAGTCACATCACACACCAGAGCGGAATTCAACAATACAAGACAGATAGTTATGACACGATGCAAAGTCACAAATTGACACAGAACTGTGTGCTACCACAGCAAGattgcagagaactgagcagaaCGGCTCCACTCCAGTCATCAAATCAACAAGACAGCAGCACACTGATCCAACGTGGCAGTGCGATGCAGGGTACCACAGTACAAAGCTCCGCAACATTACAAGACAAGCATGCGCTGCAGAGCCATGGAAAGCCAGACTCAGATGGCATTGTACAGAGCAATGTGACTCTCAAACTGGACAGCAAAATAACACAGCATAATGTGTCTCCTTCACCAGAAACTCTGCAAAGCCACCAATCGCCACAGCAATCCAACACGTTAATGGATACAGAGAGTCACACACCGAGCTATGTAAAGTCCCAGGAAGATAATTCCACCACATGTGTTGTGTCTCTTGCAAGGGACCGCATTAAGCAGAGAAATGTTTTAAAGAGTAACCTCTCAACCAGTAATACGCCACCCGCAGATGGCGGTGTTTCCGTTGCATCGGGTGATTTCCTACAGAAGGATGTCACAGCAGCTCAGGACAGAGTTTTAACCAATGTGAAAGGGGCCACCCATGGGGAATTGATCCCATCATCTACAAACGAAACAAGTCATGGCTTCAGTGAACAGACTTTGGTGACACAGGAAGAGCCACACTCCACAAGTGGCATGCTGCCTCACTCCTTCCCACAGGTAGCCCCAGCCTACACTGGACAGGCTCCGTCTCACTCCTCCTCTGAGCTATCTACTCTCACCACAGGAGAGGCACAGTCTTCCTCCACCTCAAAGGTAAACCCAGTCTCCATCAAAGAGACTCGATCTCACACCTATCTGGTGGAAGCATCCGTCTCCACCAGTGGCTCACCATCCCACTCCAATCCAGGGGCAGCACCACTCTCCACTGGTGGTATCCCAGCCCGCTCATCTCCAGGAGCCGCCTCATTATCTAGTACTGGAGGATCAAAACTTTCTCCTGTCCGTGTCCACGATCCTTCTAGTCCGCTTAGGAATAAGTCCTCCAAACCTCCACTCCCTACTCCCCCCAGATCTAATTTATACCCTGGCCCCCCTCCTTCCATTGATTCTGATTCTTCCTTCCGCCATGAAACAGCTTCGCTGGCCAGTTATAGGTCAAAGCCTCAGGCTCCGGATACACTCAGTTACTTGGACTCTGTGAGCCTAATGTCCGGTACAATGGAATCTCTCTCCATGCTGGACGATGCCAGCTCGTTGGGTTCTGACTCTGAAATCAATGGTATGACGTGTCGCAAGACCGATAAGTATGGCTTTCTAGGAGGAAATCAGTACAGCGGGAATGG AGAGAGCAATATACCGGTGGAAATTGCACGGCAGAGGGAGCTGAAGTGGTTAGACATGTTTAATCATTGGGACAAGTGGCTGAGCCGACGCTTTCAGAAG GTAAAGctcagatgccgaaaaggcatacCATCTTCCCTGCGCTCAAAGGCCTGGCAACTTCTCTCCAACAGCCATGATCTGTTGCTCAAAAACCCTGGCAAATTTGAG GAGATGGAGAGGCAGCCTGGGGACCCCAAGTGGCTTGATGTGATTGAAAAGGATCTACACAGACAGTTTCCTTTTCATGAAATGTTCGCAGCCCGTGGAGGCCATGG GCAGCAGGATTTGTTCCGTATCCTGAAAGCTTACACGATTTATCGCCCAGAGGAGGGTTACTGCCAGGCTCAGGCCCCTGTTGCAGCTGTATTACTAATGCACATGCCAGCTGAG CAAGCCTTCTGGTGCCTTGTTCAGATCTGTGACAAGTACTTGCCAGGATATTACAGTGCCGGCCTG GAAGCAATCCAGCTGGATGGGGAGATCTTCTTTGCCCTCTTGCGTAGAACTTGTCCGATGGCCTATCGGCACCTCAAAAAGTTCAAGATTGATCCCATTCTTTATATGACAGAGTGGTTTATGTGCATCTTCTCTCGCACCCTTCCATGGGCTTCTGTCCTTCGTGTTTGGGACATGTTCTTCTGTGAAG GGGTGAAGATCGTGTTTCGTATTGGCCTGGTGTTACTGAAACATACACTGGGATCGGTGGACAAGCTGCGGAGCTGTCAAGGAATGTATGAGACAATGGAGAAATTGCGCAGTCTGCCTACACATtgcatgcatgaggacattctgCTCCCAGAG GtgagctctctccctgtcacagacGCTCTGATAGAACGTGAAAGCAATACGCAGCTGCGCAAATGGCGAGAAAATCGTGGAGAGCTACAATATCGACCATCCCGTAGGATGCATGGGGCCCGCCACCTTCATGAAGAGAAAGTGCGTCTTAATCCAGCCCTCAGCGGCAGCCGGCTCAGCCTCTCAAGTCTTATGCGACCTTCTCCTCCCTCCACACCTGCCCTGGTTACACATCCTGGGTCTGTGGTAGTGTCAGAAGGCCTTCGGCCAGCATTGCCATCTCCCACATCCAACAAGGCTCCACTTGGACCACCAAAAGGAGAGAATAAGAAGGTAAAAGAGAAACAGAGGGAAGAGGATAAAAGACGTGAGaaagaagagagagaaaagagggagcgtgacaaaaaaagagaaaaggaggagagagagcgagaaagaaagagagaaaaggaaAGGGAGAAAGAGGAGAAGCGAgcactgaaagagagagaaaagacgGACGCTAAACTGAAGAAAGAACGCAAGTTTTCTTTCAGACGAAAAGAACAGTCTTCCCCTGCGTCTGACCTGCCCCAGAAAAGTGGCAAAGGCTCAGCAGACGGTGAAGAGGGGGCAGTTCATGACACCTATTTCTGA